The Hydra vulgaris chromosome 11, alternate assembly HydraT2T_AEP genome contains a region encoding:
- the LOC101235329 gene encoding uncharacterized protein LOC101235329, producing MNLKTLKNEIEKFIEKHNEDHPENPVDESHGYAHFRKVAKHAKLAIRSFIDSGMIINDTEQFEILAASWLHDVDDAKYFSTENYSNARMCLEKIGCDSSVINNIIYMIRLVSSSKNGDTIPEGAKEIQLIPRYADRLEAIGKIGVQRCLLYTLQQGGPLFCSDTKRATTEEDLFNNVATEERYRNYKGKSFSFIDHFYDKILRLDRFPIRNNYFDEECKKRRAAVVEVALLFGQKGLITLEDVEAYIKN from the coding sequence ATGAAtcttaaaactttgaaaaacgaAATTGAGAAGTTTATTGAGAAACACAATGAAGATCATCCTGAAAATCCAGTTGATGAATCTCATGGGTATGCCCATTTTCGTAAGGTTGCAAAGCATGCCAAGCTTGCTATTCGTTCATTTATTGACAGTGGTATGATAATAAATGACACAGagcaatttgaaattttagcCGCATCATGGCTTCATGATGTTGATGAcgctaaatatttttcaacagaaaattattcaaatgcTAGGATGTGTTTAGAAAAAATCGGATGCGATTCTTCagttattaataacataatttatatgatCAGATTGGTTTCATCATCAAAAAATGGAGATACTATTCCTGAGGGAGCTAAAGAAATACAATTAATTCCTCGATATGCAGACCGACTTGAAGCCATTGGAAAGATAGGTGTACAGCGTTGTCTTTTATATACTCTTCAACAAGGGGGTCCATTGTTTTGCTCAGACACGAAACGTGCAACAACCGAAGaggatttatttaataatgtggCAACAGAAGAGCGATATCGAAATTACAAgggaaaaagtttttcatttatcgatcatttttatgataaaattttgcGCCTCGATCGTTTTCCTATTCGTAATAACTATTTTGATGAAGAATGTAAAAAGCGTCGGGCTGCAGTTGTTGAAGTTGCTTTATTATTTGGACAAAAGGGTTTAATCACTTTGGAAGATGTCGAAGCTTATATTaagaattaa